Proteins encoded in a region of the Elizabethkingia bruuniana genome:
- a CDS encoding ABC transporter ATP-binding protein: MEKVLSVRNLTKKFKRTVVNNISFDVEQGNVYGLLGPNGSGKSTTFGMLLTTINPTSGEWYWFGKKGTTTETLKKIGAIIEQPNFYPYLSAAKNLKIVAEIKGTPYSEIDKVLSTVGLLERKDDPFRTFSLGMKQRLAIASALLNNPQVLILDEPTNGLDPEGIIQIRNIISDIAKQGITIIIASHLLDEIEKICSHVIVLKEGNAIYSGSVDGMTNSKGYFELRADNNDLLLKILEELNLFSDLKQNGEIIIANIHEDLSASELNRKISEKGIYLSHLAKKKQSLEAQFLELVKK; encoded by the coding sequence ATGGAAAAAGTTTTATCCGTCAGGAATCTTACAAAGAAATTTAAAAGAACGGTTGTAAACAATATTTCGTTCGATGTTGAACAAGGAAATGTCTATGGACTTCTTGGCCCCAATGGAAGTGGAAAATCAACAACATTCGGAATGCTTCTCACAACTATTAATCCAACTTCCGGCGAATGGTACTGGTTTGGCAAAAAAGGAACAACCACAGAAACTTTAAAAAAGATAGGAGCCATTATTGAGCAACCTAATTTCTATCCTTACCTGAGTGCTGCTAAAAACCTGAAAATTGTTGCTGAAATTAAAGGAACTCCTTATTCGGAAATAGATAAAGTACTTTCTACAGTTGGTCTTCTCGAAAGAAAAGATGATCCTTTCAGAACTTTTTCTCTGGGAATGAAACAGCGTCTGGCAATAGCCTCTGCATTATTGAACAATCCACAAGTTTTAATTCTGGATGAACCAACAAACGGACTGGATCCTGAAGGGATAATTCAGATCCGGAACATCATTTCTGATATAGCCAAACAAGGTATCACCATTATTATCGCAAGCCACCTTCTGGATGAGATCGAAAAAATATGCAGTCATGTTATTGTACTAAAAGAAGGAAATGCAATATACAGTGGCAGTGTTGATGGTATGACCAACTCCAAAGGTTACTTTGAACTGAGAGCAGACAATAATGATTTACTTCTTAAAATACTTGAAGAACTTAACCTGTTTTCGGATTTAAAACAGAACGGAGAGATTATCATTGCCAATATCCATGAAGATTTATCGGCTTCAGAGCTTAACAGAAAAATCTCTGAAAAAGGTATCTACCTTTCTCACCTAGCCAAAAAGAAACAATCTCTTGAAGCTCAATTCCTTGAACTTGTAAAAAAATAA
- a CDS encoding ABC transporter permease: MKRLIAIEYYKNLTYRPFKVFTTLYFIILIALLFIGLIDIKFSEGFQINLKDQGIYNFPEIWNFTTWIVALLKIFLGLIIVFSICQEFTNRMFKQNTIDGLSREEFIGSKLLTIFIFTFISTLIVFGITLAIGLSYSESTQSELIFKEIFFIGHYFLKLFTFFSFLMFLSILLRKSIFVLLASFMWWIAEAIFGGIESYSKFRGLNNEQAATVMHDSFFISKILPLESMSQLIPNPVMRLKAMKIFGVPYKFEYPTESVIACIFWCILFVYGSYYILKKRDW, from the coding sequence ATGAAAAGATTAATCGCAATAGAATACTATAAAAACCTTACTTACAGGCCATTCAAAGTATTTACAACCTTATATTTCATTATATTAATAGCCCTGCTGTTTATCGGACTTATCGATATAAAATTTTCAGAAGGCTTTCAGATCAATTTAAAAGATCAGGGAATTTATAATTTTCCGGAAATTTGGAATTTCACAACCTGGATTGTTGCCCTTCTGAAAATATTCCTTGGGCTTATTATTGTTTTTTCTATTTGTCAGGAATTCACAAACCGAATGTTTAAACAAAACACCATTGACGGGCTCAGCAGAGAGGAATTTATAGGCTCCAAACTGCTTACAATTTTTATATTCACTTTTATCTCCACTCTTATTGTTTTTGGTATTACTCTGGCAATAGGTCTTTCCTATTCAGAATCGACACAATCTGAATTAATTTTCAAAGAAATATTTTTCATAGGTCACTATTTCCTGAAATTGTTTACGTTCTTTAGTTTCCTCATGTTCCTGTCTATTCTTTTAAGAAAATCCATCTTTGTATTGCTTGCATCTTTTATGTGGTGGATTGCTGAAGCTATTTTTGGTGGTATTGAGAGCTATTCCAAATTCAGAGGATTGAATAATGAGCAGGCAGCAACTGTAATGCATGATTCATTTTTCATTTCAAAAATCCTTCCGTTGGAAAGTATGTCTCAACTGATTCCTAATCCGGTAATGAGACTAAAAGCCATGAAAATATTTGGTGTTCCGTATAAATTTGAATATCCTACCGAAAGTGTTATTGCATGTATTTTCTGGTGTATATTATTCGTTTATGGTTCTTACTATATCCTGAAGAAAAGAGACTGGTAA
- the alaS gene encoding alanine--tRNA ligase: MTSQEIRQRFLDFFKEKGHQIVPSAPIVLKDDPTLMFSNSGMTQFKDFFLGYKEPSSLRIADTQKCLRVSGKHNDLDDVGRDTYHHTMFEMLGNWSFGDYFKKEAIAWAWELLTEVYKISKDDLYVTIFEGDASENLERDQDAYNYWKEYVDESRIINGNKKDNFWEMGDTGPCGPCSEIHVDIRSAEEKAKVSGRELVNQDHPQVVEVWNLVFMEFLRKADKSLEKLPKQNVDTGMGFERLCMALQGKESNYDTDVFTPLISKVEEISGKKYTGILEDEKDIAIRVVVDHIRAVAFAIADGQLPSNGGAGYVIRRILRRAISYAYRFLDMKEAFLYKLVAVLKDQMGSFFPEIVKQEKLVTEVIKEEENSFLKTIEHGLVRLDAIIQATIKNNEKNLPGEQVFELYDTFGFPADLSRIIAEEKGLSIDEAGFEEEMNKQKQRSKQSSASKTYDWVILEEKPENFVGYDLTENEVKITRYRKIENKDGEFYQIVLDETPFYAEGGGQVGDKGILENATESIEILDTKKENNLNISLIPTLPQDVKATFTAKVDVSKRKDTENNHSATHLLHEALRSVLGTHVEQKGSFVGPDYLRFDFSHFSKMTEEEWAAVEQQVNEKIRKNIALQEYRNIPIQEAMDKGAMALFGEKYGDNVRMIEFGTSKELCGGTHVKNTGEIGLFKIESEGSAAAGIRRIEAITGSKAREYFETLEKNYQEIAQFLKSKDVLRSVQKLVEENQSLKSEIESFKAEKAKQEALQWKNEYQDKGDKKLLVKKTSMDAGSVKDIVFQLKKEIPGSLTIILSNAGDKPMITIGVSDDLTQTYQAGALIKDLAKEIQGGGGGAPAFATAGGKNLDGLEKAFEKAQQL; the protein is encoded by the coding sequence ATGACTTCACAAGAAATACGCCAAAGGTTCTTAGATTTCTTTAAAGAAAAAGGACACCAGATCGTTCCGTCCGCACCAATTGTGCTAAAGGATGATCCTACACTGATGTTTTCCAATTCGGGGATGACGCAATTCAAAGATTTTTTCTTAGGCTACAAAGAGCCTTCAAGTCTCAGAATTGCCGACACACAAAAATGTCTTCGTGTTTCCGGAAAACACAATGACCTGGACGATGTAGGCCGCGATACCTACCATCACACAATGTTCGAAATGCTGGGTAACTGGTCTTTCGGTGACTATTTCAAAAAAGAAGCAATAGCCTGGGCGTGGGAGCTTCTTACAGAAGTATATAAGATTTCTAAAGACGATTTGTATGTAACCATATTCGAAGGTGATGCTTCAGAGAATCTCGAAAGAGATCAGGATGCCTATAATTACTGGAAAGAATATGTTGATGAATCCAGAATTATCAATGGTAACAAAAAAGATAACTTCTGGGAAATGGGTGATACCGGACCATGCGGACCATGTTCTGAAATTCATGTAGATATTCGTAGCGCTGAAGAGAAAGCAAAAGTATCGGGAAGAGAATTAGTAAACCAGGATCATCCACAAGTCGTTGAAGTATGGAATCTTGTATTTATGGAATTCCTGAGAAAAGCAGATAAATCTCTGGAAAAACTTCCAAAACAGAATGTAGATACTGGTATGGGCTTCGAGCGTCTTTGTATGGCATTACAAGGAAAAGAATCTAACTACGATACAGATGTATTCACACCACTAATCTCTAAAGTAGAAGAAATTTCAGGTAAAAAGTATACAGGTATTCTGGAAGATGAAAAAGATATTGCTATTCGTGTAGTAGTAGATCATATCCGTGCTGTAGCATTTGCTATTGCCGATGGACAATTACCTTCCAATGGTGGTGCCGGATATGTTATCCGCAGAATCCTAAGACGTGCCATTTCATATGCATACAGATTCCTGGACATGAAAGAAGCTTTCCTTTACAAGCTTGTTGCTGTTCTAAAGGATCAGATGGGTTCTTTCTTCCCGGAAATTGTAAAACAAGAGAAACTGGTTACCGAAGTAATTAAGGAGGAAGAAAATTCATTCCTGAAAACGATTGAACACGGATTGGTAAGACTGGATGCAATTATCCAGGCTACTATAAAAAATAACGAGAAAAACCTTCCGGGCGAGCAAGTATTCGAACTATACGATACTTTTGGATTCCCGGCTGACCTTTCCCGTATCATTGCTGAAGAAAAAGGATTAAGCATAGACGAAGCTGGTTTTGAAGAGGAAATGAACAAGCAAAAGCAACGTTCAAAACAATCTTCTGCTTCTAAAACTTATGACTGGGTTATTTTGGAAGAAAAACCTGAAAACTTTGTAGGTTATGATCTTACTGAAAACGAAGTGAAAATTACCCGTTACAGAAAGATTGAAAATAAAGACGGTGAGTTTTACCAGATCGTACTGGACGAAACTCCTTTCTATGCAGAAGGAGGTGGCCAGGTTGGAGATAAAGGAATCTTAGAAAATGCTACAGAGAGTATTGAAATTCTGGATACAAAAAAAGAGAATAACCTTAATATCTCTTTAATCCCTACTCTACCACAGGATGTAAAAGCCACTTTTACAGCAAAAGTTGATGTTTCCAAAAGAAAGGATACAGAAAATAATCACTCTGCTACTCACCTTTTACACGAAGCTTTAAGAAGTGTATTAGGAACTCACGTAGAGCAAAAAGGTTCATTTGTAGGACCAGATTATTTACGTTTCGACTTCTCGCATTTCAGCAAAATGACAGAAGAAGAATGGGCTGCTGTAGAGCAACAGGTAAATGAAAAGATCAGAAAAAATATAGCACTTCAGGAATACAGAAATATTCCGATTCAGGAGGCTATGGACAAAGGTGCTATGGCTTTATTTGGTGAGAAATACGGTGACAATGTCCGCATGATAGAATTTGGAACATCCAAAGAATTATGTGGAGGAACACACGTAAAGAATACCGGAGAAATAGGACTTTTCAAAATAGAATCTGAAGGTTCTGCTGCGGCCGGAATCCGTAGAATTGAAGCAATCACCGGATCTAAAGCTAGAGAATATTTCGAAACATTAGAAAAGAACTACCAGGAAATAGCACAGTTCCTCAAGTCCAAAGATGTTTTAAGATCTGTTCAGAAACTGGTAGAAGAAAACCAATCTTTAAAATCAGAAATTGAAAGCTTTAAAGCTGAAAAAGCGAAACAAGAAGCTTTACAATGGAAAAATGAATATCAGGATAAAGGTGATAAAAAGCTATTGGTAAAGAAAACTTCAATGGATGCTGGTTCTGTTAAGGATATTGTTTTCCAATTGAAAAAAGAGATTCCGGGATCATTAACGATTATCTTATCTAATGCTGGTGATAAACCAATGATTACAATCGGAGTTTCTGATGATCTTACTCAGACTTACCAGGCCGGAGCTTTAATTAAAGATCTTGCTAAAGAAATCCAAGGCGGCGGTGGTGGTGCTCCTGCATTTGCTACAGCCGGAGGTAAAAACCTAGACGGACTGGAAAAAGCTTTTGAGAAAGCACAACAGTTATAA
- a CDS encoding 3-ketoacyl-ACP reductase encodes MDLKGKNAIVTGGGKGLGKAVALALANEGANVAITGRNEENLKNTVAELEQLGVKSAYAVFNVDQEAEVQKGIADLAGKLGSVDILINNAGIGNMGKLEDMSSDVWEQVIKTNLFGVYYASKAVYPFMKENGQGDIVNVASTAGLKGGGGMSAYAASKAAVISLSQSMMAEWRKQNIRVITLTPSTIASDMSIGAGLTDGNPDKVLQPEDFAEWVRDILKMNRRALIANGSIFSTNP; translated from the coding sequence ATGGATCTAAAGGGAAAAAACGCCATTGTAACCGGTGGTGGAAAAGGATTAGGTAAGGCAGTTGCTTTAGCGCTGGCTAATGAAGGAGCAAACGTTGCAATTACCGGAAGAAATGAAGAAAATTTAAAGAACACAGTAGCCGAATTGGAGCAGCTGGGTGTGAAATCGGCTTATGCAGTATTCAATGTAGATCAGGAAGCTGAGGTACAAAAAGGTATTGCAGATCTTGCAGGTAAGTTAGGAAGTGTAGATATCCTGATAAACAATGCCGGAATCGGAAATATGGGAAAACTGGAAGATATGTCTTCTGATGTATGGGAGCAGGTAATTAAAACCAACCTTTTTGGTGTGTATTATGCTTCAAAGGCGGTATATCCGTTTATGAAAGAAAATGGCCAGGGAGATATTGTAAATGTTGCTTCTACAGCTGGATTGAAAGGTGGCGGCGGAATGTCGGCTTATGCAGCTTCTAAAGCAGCGGTAATATCACTTTCTCAGTCAATGATGGCAGAATGGAGAAAACAAAATATCCGTGTGATTACGCTTACGCCAAGTACAATAGCATCGGATATGAGTATTGGAGCAGGCTTAACAGATGGTAACCCTGATAAAGTATTACAGCCGGAAGACTTTGCAGAGTGGGTTAGAGATATCCTGAAAATGAACAGAAGAGCGCTAATTGCTAATGGTTCTATTTTCTCTACAAATCCTTAG
- a CDS encoding thermonuclease family protein: MKKIIALLLFPVLLSAQTVARVVGIKDGDTVVVLLKGNVQKTLRLAEVDCPESRQPFGKNAKKFTSSEIFGKSITYVETDTDRYGRSIAKVYYDNGKYLSAELIKAGLGWWYFNYSKDKSLGDLQEVAKNQKLGLWQDVHAIAPWEYRKQQRNKIKQRNNGFGG; the protein is encoded by the coding sequence ATGAAAAAAATAATAGCACTATTATTATTTCCTGTTTTATTGTCTGCACAGACAGTAGCAAGAGTAGTAGGGATTAAGGATGGGGATACTGTTGTGGTTCTTTTAAAAGGTAATGTACAGAAAACATTAAGACTGGCAGAGGTAGATTGTCCGGAAAGCAGGCAGCCTTTTGGTAAAAATGCCAAAAAATTTACTTCTTCAGAAATTTTTGGAAAAAGCATTACTTATGTAGAAACTGATACGGACCGTTATGGAAGGTCAATAGCTAAAGTATATTATGACAATGGAAAATATCTTTCTGCAGAACTTATCAAAGCCGGATTGGGCTGGTGGTACTTTAATTATTCAAAGGATAAATCTTTGGGTGATTTACAGGAGGTCGCTAAGAATCAGAAGTTAGGGTTGTGGCAGGATGTTCATGCAATAGCGCCGTGGGAATACAGAAAGCAACAAAGAAATAAGATAAAGCAAAGAAATAACGGTTTCGGAGGTTAA
- a CDS encoding carboxylesterase family protein, whose amino-acid sequence MLLEDYTFSIGSEKIKIQEVNGVFKAKNIRYAKSERYQLPVPVSITEALADIPVLTPVCPQYQSAMLERLIEPTHVEDFLVEESPQYLSITFPKDISPEEKLPVIIWIHGGSYEIGCGSLPTSDPSVWVKEQRIIVVSVSYRLGLFGFLGGYDERPANLGLFDIIEALKWIKANISEFGGNPENITLLGQSSGGDAVTHLMIAEGAEGLFKRAIIQSAPLGLREKRQKMSEEFSLKTSPIKEDADFMKMVDEYSKFRPSLLKYGLKAAMPFGLQYGFPPMAPENKIRKLWKDHAAKYDVLIGLNDEETAFYLRTSGALQKYTEKGFGKKILDKTIRLTTEKIYGKPAAEFASSYAKAGGNVYLFRIFSKLESNKIGAAHCLDLPLLFGNEEAWKHAELLKGIPWAEINKVGKKIRAIWAEFAKNGSVSENSEKPEVLKISQIRDK is encoded by the coding sequence ATGCTTTTGGAAGATTACACTTTCAGTATTGGTTCAGAAAAGATTAAAATTCAGGAAGTAAATGGAGTTTTTAAAGCCAAAAATATTCGTTATGCCAAATCAGAACGCTATCAGCTGCCAGTACCCGTAAGCATTACCGAAGCATTAGCTGATATACCTGTACTGACACCTGTCTGCCCCCAATACCAAAGCGCAATGCTGGAAAGACTGATTGAACCTACGCATGTTGAAGATTTTCTGGTTGAAGAATCTCCACAATATCTTTCCATTACTTTTCCAAAAGACATTTCACCAGAGGAAAAACTCCCTGTCATTATCTGGATTCATGGCGGATCTTATGAGATAGGATGTGGGAGCCTTCCCACTTCAGATCCTTCAGTCTGGGTAAAAGAACAGCGCATTATTGTTGTCTCAGTCTCTTATCGCTTAGGCCTATTTGGATTTTTAGGGGGTTATGATGAAAGACCTGCTAATCTGGGATTATTTGATATCATAGAAGCATTAAAATGGATTAAGGCAAACATTTCAGAATTTGGGGGAAATCCTGAAAATATTACTCTGTTAGGACAGTCTTCCGGAGGTGATGCTGTTACCCATCTTATGATTGCCGAAGGTGCCGAAGGTTTATTCAAGAGAGCTATTATCCAAAGTGCACCCTTAGGACTTCGTGAGAAAAGACAAAAAATGTCAGAAGAATTTTCGTTGAAAACAAGCCCTATCAAAGAGGATGCAGATTTTATGAAAATGGTAGACGAATATTCAAAGTTTCGTCCTTCCCTTTTAAAATATGGTTTAAAAGCAGCTATGCCATTCGGTCTGCAATATGGTTTTCCGCCTATGGCACCAGAAAATAAAATTCGAAAATTATGGAAGGATCATGCTGCAAAATATGATGTCCTTATTGGGCTGAATGATGAAGAGACTGCATTCTACTTAAGAACTTCAGGAGCACTGCAAAAATATACAGAGAAGGGCTTCGGAAAGAAAATACTGGATAAAACGATACGTCTGACCACTGAAAAGATATACGGAAAACCAGCGGCTGAATTTGCTTCATCCTATGCAAAGGCTGGAGGAAATGTATATTTATTCCGGATTTTCTCAAAACTGGAAAGCAATAAAATAGGAGCGGCTCACTGTTTAGATCTTCCATTGTTGTTTGGTAATGAAGAAGCATGGAAACATGCAGAACTATTAAAAGGTATTCCATGGGCGGAAATCAATAAAGTCGGAAAGAAAATACGAGCTATTTGGGCAGAATTTGCCAAAAATGGATCTGTTTCAGAAAATTCAGAAAAACCCGAAGTTTTAAAAATTTCCCAAATAAGGGACAAATAA
- a CDS encoding DUF5686 family protein: protein MKQALSILFLFFISFYFSQTQLKVINADNRKPVPDASVYCDDNLLGKTDQNGILSFKTKCKKVDILANDFEDEEAAVSKEMLVSLKPTSEKTKSINRVTIADKSDPRALKILDELLKRYKENSPQSLDSYNFKSYSKISIDFDKDSISAYQDFISKRKDSIGKIQNRNLKTPETKKKDSLAEEDLVSTVTHNQYFLWEKVSEYLFSKKYGEKTNILDNRMSGFPNPIYEALALNISNLNKIPRQIRPESRTIYNYYISDTTTIDNRKTYVIKFKEINNKLRQNPRKYNGFIYVDAENYALKKIESNSKKTNEGNVVSVWKPINNKWFLDYENLKIKMGDQSFTTGKVQDSAKTSEKPKLKRKRFGNYLFIKNQFFGFEINKEQKAEDFRGYTMTVKNSDGKLLQEYRTDSLTEREKGTYVKIDSLVQKYDFDKKVSLFTNLMKGNLRYKMLDFDLTKIINYDKYQGIRLGASVKLNEKFSKTFSPDAYFGYGFKDHRWKYGAGLDMKLSDKRTSVFRVDYLDDVFPAGRINTTFWDNPMRLKDILVDMHNANFYRSQKWGASFLYDLSNTLSAKISVNHENQNAQFDYQYQNMGNSFKNVSTTLSLKYAPNDKNLMTPGGKLTYEKHYPYFFVNYEKGSKIFDGDLNYHRLDALAIHQFGTKLGYTNIKVFGGFSSGTAPIWKNFEITGQTGDFSSNWASKINKPSNLGFVTMPAGTFYADKFVGFQISQSLPFRFRTLGKAYSNIELEYQTVVGNFKNSADHQFNFRVLDHNYQEVGIIWNRFLGSKFGVGFSYRLGYYQMPAFKDNIGFQIKLNAF, encoded by the coding sequence ATGAAACAAGCTTTATCCATTCTATTTCTCTTCTTTATAAGCTTTTATTTTAGTCAGACTCAACTAAAAGTTATTAATGCTGACAATAGAAAACCCGTTCCGGACGCTTCTGTTTACTGTGATGACAATTTACTTGGAAAAACCGACCAAAACGGTATTTTATCATTTAAAACCAAATGCAAGAAAGTCGATATTCTGGCTAATGACTTTGAAGACGAAGAGGCTGCAGTAAGCAAGGAAATGCTTGTTTCCCTGAAACCAACTTCCGAAAAAACAAAGAGTATCAATCGGGTCACTATCGCTGATAAAAGCGATCCGCGTGCCTTAAAAATTCTTGATGAGCTTTTAAAGCGCTACAAAGAAAACAGTCCGCAGTCATTAGACTCTTACAATTTCAAATCTTACAGCAAAATATCTATTGACTTTGATAAAGACTCTATTAGTGCTTATCAGGATTTTATTTCTAAAAGAAAAGACTCTATCGGTAAAATTCAGAACAGAAATCTGAAAACCCCGGAAACGAAAAAGAAAGATTCACTAGCCGAGGAGGATTTGGTAAGTACTGTAACCCACAATCAATATTTTCTTTGGGAAAAGGTTTCAGAATATCTTTTTTCTAAAAAATACGGAGAAAAAACAAATATACTGGACAACAGAATGTCCGGCTTTCCTAATCCTATTTATGAAGCATTGGCACTGAATATTTCAAACCTCAACAAAATCCCCAGACAGATAAGACCTGAAAGCAGAACTATTTACAACTATTATATATCGGATACAACTACTATAGACAATAGGAAAACCTATGTAATTAAATTCAAGGAGATCAACAATAAACTAAGGCAGAATCCACGAAAATATAATGGTTTCATCTATGTAGATGCTGAAAATTATGCTTTAAAGAAAATAGAAAGCAATAGTAAAAAGACAAATGAGGGGAACGTAGTTTCTGTATGGAAACCAATCAACAACAAATGGTTTCTGGATTACGAAAACCTGAAAATAAAAATGGGTGACCAAAGTTTTACTACCGGAAAGGTACAAGACAGCGCTAAGACCTCCGAAAAACCTAAACTAAAAAGAAAGAGGTTTGGCAACTATCTGTTTATTAAAAATCAGTTCTTTGGTTTTGAAATCAATAAAGAACAAAAAGCTGAAGATTTCCGGGGGTACACCATGACTGTTAAAAATTCCGATGGAAAGCTCCTGCAGGAGTACAGAACAGACAGCCTTACAGAAAGAGAAAAAGGCACCTATGTAAAAATAGACAGCCTTGTTCAAAAATATGATTTCGATAAAAAAGTAAGTCTTTTCACCAATCTGATGAAAGGAAATCTACGTTATAAAATGTTAGATTTTGACCTGACTAAAATTATTAATTACGATAAATATCAGGGCATAAGACTGGGAGCCAGTGTCAAACTGAATGAAAAGTTCAGTAAAACGTTCTCTCCTGATGCTTATTTCGGCTATGGATTCAAAGACCATCGCTGGAAGTATGGTGCAGGTCTGGATATGAAGCTTTCAGATAAAAGAACATCGGTTTTCCGCGTAGATTATCTTGATGACGTATTCCCTGCTGGGCGAATCAATACCACATTCTGGGACAATCCAATGAGGCTAAAAGATATTCTTGTTGATATGCACAATGCAAACTTTTACCGGAGTCAGAAATGGGGTGCTTCTTTTTTATACGACCTGTCCAATACACTAAGTGCTAAAATCAGTGTTAACCATGAAAATCAAAATGCTCAATTCGACTATCAGTATCAGAATATGGGTAACAGCTTTAAAAATGTCAGCACTACTCTATCCTTGAAATATGCACCGAATGATAAAAATTTGATGACACCTGGTGGAAAGCTTACCTACGAAAAGCATTATCCTTATTTCTTTGTAAACTATGAAAAAGGAAGTAAAATATTCGACGGAGATCTTAATTATCACAGATTAGATGCCTTAGCTATCCATCAGTTCGGAACTAAATTAGGCTATACCAATATTAAAGTTTTTGGTGGCTTTTCTTCCGGAACAGCACCGATATGGAAAAACTTTGAGATTACCGGACAAACAGGAGATTTTAGCAGTAACTGGGCATCAAAAATAAACAAACCTTCCAATTTAGGATTCGTAACTATGCCAGCTGGAACATTCTATGCAGACAAATTTGTTGGTTTTCAGATTTCTCAATCTCTGCCATTCAGATTCAGAACTCTTGGAAAAGCTTATTCCAATATAGAACTGGAATACCAAACTGTAGTAGGTAATTTCAAAAATAGTGCAGACCATCAGTTTAATTTTCGGGTACTGGATCACAACTATCAGGAAGTGGGGATTATATGGAACAGATTTCTGGG